A window of the Gemmatimonadota bacterium genome harbors these coding sequences:
- a CDS encoding DUF1697 domain-containing protein — protein sequence MATFVALLRSINVGGTGKLPMADLRKLGERCGFTNVKTYIASGNVVLDATVPAAQVKAKLESALLRPMGKPCLVFIRTADELEAAFAANPWPDANPSRTIITFLDTAPPKDAIKGWPIPGKEQMALVGRELHLHFPDGQADTKLKVPFADIGTGRNLNTVRALLALARDRE from the coding sequence ATGGCCACCTTCGTCGCCCTCCTCCGTTCGATCAACGTCGGCGGCACCGGCAAGCTTCCGATGGCCGACCTCCGCAAGCTCGGCGAGCGGTGCGGCTTCACCAACGTGAAGACCTACATCGCGAGCGGGAACGTCGTCCTCGACGCCACGGTGCCCGCGGCGCAGGTGAAGGCGAAGCTCGAGTCCGCACTCCTCAGGCCGATGGGGAAACCCTGCCTGGTCTTCATCCGGACCGCTGACGAGCTCGAGGCGGCGTTCGCGGCCAATCCCTGGCCCGACGCGAACCCCAGCCGGACGATCATCACGTTCCTCGACACCGCGCCGCCGAAGGACGCGATCAAGGGCTGGCCGATCCCCGGCAAGGAGCAGATGGCGCTCGTCGGCCGCGAGCTCCATCTGCATTTCCCTGACGGACAGGCCGACACCAAGCTCAAGGTCCCCTTCGCCGACATCGGCACGGGACGGAACCTCAACACCGTGCGCGCCCTGCTCGCACTCGCTCGCGACCGCGAATAG
- a CDS encoding SDR family oxidoreductase, with amino-acid sequence MTTSKQSLETAGAFVIIGGAGGLGRSIAEALAADGARLLLAGRALDRLYPVADALGATAHECDATSFAEVEALLTEARGRHGRVAGVVNAVGSILLKPAHLTSEAELDETLRLNLRTAFAAVRAAARVMTDGGSVLLFSSSAAETGLPNHEAIAAAKGAVSALVRSAAATYAPRRLRINAIAPGLVDTPLSARITGNAKSLEVSTAMHPMGRIGTPADIVAPARWLLDPASDWVTGQVIGVDGGMSALRR; translated from the coding sequence ATGACCACCTCCAAGCAGTCCCTCGAGACCGCCGGCGCCTTCGTCATCATCGGAGGAGCCGGCGGTCTCGGCCGTTCCATCGCCGAGGCGCTCGCGGCGGACGGGGCGCGCCTCCTGCTCGCCGGACGCGCGCTCGACCGGCTCTATCCCGTCGCCGACGCGCTCGGCGCGACCGCGCACGAATGCGACGCGACGAGCTTCGCCGAGGTGGAGGCGCTGCTCACCGAGGCGCGCGGACGCCATGGGCGCGTCGCCGGCGTGGTGAACGCGGTCGGCTCGATCCTCCTCAAGCCGGCACACCTCACGAGCGAGGCCGAGCTCGACGAGACGTTGCGACTCAACCTGCGTACCGCCTTCGCGGCCGTCCGCGCCGCCGCGCGCGTGATGACCGACGGCGGCAGCGTCCTCCTCTTCTCGAGCTCGGCCGCGGAGACCGGACTCCCCAACCACGAGGCGATCGCCGCCGCCAAGGGGGCGGTGAGCGCGCTCGTGCGCAGCGCGGCCGCCACCTACGCGCCGCGCCGACTCCGCATCAACGCGATCGCGCCGGGGCTCGTGGACACGCCGCTCTCGGCGCGCATCACCGGGAACGCCAAGTCGCTCGAGGTCTCCACGGCGATGCATCCGATGGGACGGATCGGGACGCCGGCGGACATCGTCGCCCCCGCGCGGTGGCTGCTCGATCCGGCGAGCGATTGGGTCACCGGACAGGTGATCGGCGTGGACGGCGGGATGAGCGCGCTCCGACGGTAG
- a CDS encoding c-type cytochrome codes for MITPLRLLPAALLVAVGSIAQAQPLHTPDSLPPGVTAAMVTRGRDIFRGKGNCYTCHGPEARGLLGPNLTDAEWWHAEGSYLAILERINSGVPLSQSRRGVAMPRRGGSSINDHEVQSVAAYVWRISHPRDSLPAPLTREMVELGQKLFVGAGRCSTCHGADARGNIGPNLMDDQWIHVRGSYLAIVGTVVSGVPSARSRVSVEMPARGGGSLTDAEVYDVAAYVWSLGRRR; via the coding sequence GTGATCACCCCCCTGAGACTCCTGCCCGCGGCGCTGCTCGTCGCGGTCGGCAGCATCGCCCAGGCCCAGCCGCTCCACACCCCGGACTCGCTGCCACCGGGCGTCACCGCCGCGATGGTCACCCGCGGCCGGGACATCTTCCGCGGCAAGGGCAACTGCTACACCTGCCATGGCCCCGAGGCGCGTGGACTCCTCGGCCCCAATCTCACGGACGCCGAGTGGTGGCACGCCGAGGGGAGCTACCTGGCGATCCTCGAGCGCATCAACTCGGGCGTGCCGCTCAGCCAGTCGCGGCGAGGCGTGGCCATGCCGCGGCGCGGCGGGTCGAGCATCAACGACCACGAGGTCCAGTCGGTCGCCGCGTACGTGTGGCGCATCAGCCATCCGCGCGACTCGCTCCCCGCCCCGCTCACGCGCGAGATGGTGGAACTCGGCCAGAAGCTCTTCGTCGGCGCGGGTCGCTGCTCCACCTGCCACGGCGCCGATGCGCGCGGCAACATCGGGCCGAACCTCATGGACGACCAGTGGATCCATGTGCGCGGGAGCTACCTCGCGATCGTGGGCACCGTCGTGAGCGGCGTGCCGTCGGCCCGCTCGCGCGTCTCGGTGGAGATGCCCGCGCGCGGCGGCGGCTCGCTCACCGACGCCGAGGTCTACGACGTCGCCGCGTACGTCTGGTCCTTGGGGCGGCGGCGCTGA
- a CDS encoding beta-lactamase family protein: MPLLRRLALAFALLAPVALSAQAAPTPLDRRIDSVFAAFSRTNTPGCAVGVDRANAPLVRRAYGMANLEAGTPFTTGTISESGSTAKQFVAAALVMLALDGVLSLDDDVVKWIPEVRGIGKRITIRQLLSHTSGLPDRYALHDVEGRPAGEVDHPNAEVMAIVAKLRDLNFDPGEDYLYSNTGYVVAVAVLERASGQSLQRFSQERIFGPLGMTATRWREDHRVVVSGRAPAYSGTPLTGYRNDHPFTRVFGSGGLLLTIDDFLKWSGAMQRGEGRWGQVRDSLSAVVKLNDGTAITYGLGVITDTWRGVTRVSHTGSTGGYRAALYRFPDQATSVALLCNIGAANPGALATSVATIVLGEALAPVVAEATPAIAITPEALAAIVGRYHSARTEEVVVLEVRNGQLVDSLTGVVFLPRGGDRFRARGGQMELQVTRDGARMSLRSTAPAARANEFARVDAPDVSAAALAAYAGTYRSPELGATFTLVVRDGALMRDQGWRGTERLGALYRDGFTMPGGEIIRFTRDARGRITGFVAWAGRVRHLRFEREAAGGRSAR, from the coding sequence ATGCCTCTGCTCCGCCGTCTCGCCCTCGCCTTCGCGCTCCTCGCCCCTGTCGCGCTGTCGGCGCAGGCCGCGCCGACCCCGCTCGACCGCCGCATCGACTCCGTCTTCGCCGCCTTCAGCCGCACCAACACCCCCGGCTGCGCCGTCGGCGTCGACCGCGCCAATGCCCCGCTCGTCCGCCGCGCCTACGGCATGGCGAACCTCGAGGCCGGGACGCCCTTCACCACGGGCACCATCTCCGAGAGCGGCTCCACCGCCAAGCAGTTCGTCGCCGCCGCCCTCGTCATGCTCGCCCTCGACGGCGTCCTCTCCCTCGACGACGACGTCGTGAAGTGGATCCCCGAGGTGCGCGGCATCGGCAAGCGCATCACCATCCGCCAGCTGCTCAGCCACACCAGCGGGCTCCCCGACCGCTACGCGCTCCACGACGTCGAAGGGCGCCCCGCCGGCGAGGTCGATCATCCCAACGCCGAGGTGATGGCGATCGTCGCGAAGCTGCGCGACCTCAACTTCGACCCCGGCGAGGACTACCTCTACAGCAATACCGGCTACGTCGTCGCCGTCGCCGTGCTCGAGCGCGCGAGCGGACAGTCGCTCCAGCGGTTCTCGCAGGAGCGCATCTTCGGCCCGCTCGGCATGACCGCCACGCGCTGGCGCGAGGATCATCGCGTCGTGGTCAGCGGACGCGCCCCCGCCTACAGCGGCACGCCGCTCACCGGCTATCGCAATGATCATCCCTTCACGCGCGTGTTCGGCAGCGGCGGCCTCCTCCTCACCATCGACGACTTCCTGAAGTGGTCTGGCGCGATGCAGCGCGGCGAGGGACGCTGGGGGCAGGTCCGCGACTCGCTCAGCGCCGTCGTCAAGCTGAACGACGGCACCGCCATCACCTACGGGCTCGGCGTCATCACCGACACCTGGCGCGGCGTGACGCGCGTCTCGCACACCGGCTCCACCGGCGGCTACCGCGCCGCGCTCTATCGCTTCCCCGACCAGGCGACCTCGGTCGCGCTCCTCTGCAACATCGGCGCGGCCAACCCCGGCGCGCTCGCGACCAGCGTCGCCACCATCGTGCTCGGCGAGGCGCTCGCGCCCGTCGTCGCGGAGGCCACGCCGGCGATCGCGATCACGCCCGAAGCGCTCGCCGCGATCGTCGGCCGCTATCACTCGGCCCGCACCGAGGAGGTCGTCGTGCTCGAGGTCCGGAACGGCCAGCTCGTGGACAGCCTCACCGGCGTCGTATTCCTTCCGCGCGGTGGGGACCGCTTCCGCGCGCGGGGCGGTCAGATGGAGCTGCAGGTGACGCGGGACGGCGCGCGCATGAGCCTGCGCAGCACCGCCCCGGCGGCACGCGCGAACGAGTTCGCGCGCGTCGACGCCCCCGACGTCTCGGCCGCCGCGCTCGCCGCCTACGCGGGCACGTATCGCAGCCCCGAGCTCGGGGCGACCTTCACGCTCGTGGTGCGCGATGGCGCGCTCATGCGCGATCAGGGGTGGCGCGGCACCGAGCGGCTCGGCGCGCTCTATCGCGACGGCTTCACCATGCCGGGCGGCGAGATCATCCGGTTCACCCGCGATGCGCGCGGGCGCATCACCGGGTTCGTCGCGTGGGCGGGGCGAGTGCGGCATCTGCGGTTCGAGCGCGAGGCGGCAGGGGGCCGATCCGCCCGTTGA
- a CDS encoding ABC transporter permease produces MPISTRNSLAVGFEALRANLLRTLLSTLGVVMGVGAMVSVLSMGDGMEAFARKEIEDKTDIMGVAVAPRLNANIDGQFVRRTDIITFTRADATALAEAVEGEARVSMATMGAAMVTLAPDAPPRGFGVLGMLASDWADTATKVVAGRVFADTDTAVVVLNPRAAGVVAGDSLAPAKAVGRAVLLNGNPHTVIGVVSGGRAEAAPLAAFVPVDDAGRAIVGTRAPSITLVAARLEDVDSIKVGAERWMAERFGAKWKDRATVETNQRWLDEITQGMLLFKMLMGAITGVSLLVGGIGIMNVLLAAVAERTREIGIRKATGARDRDILRQFLAESVAITSAGAAVGVALGLGIAFGVAWFMRLQTKAPIQAAVTPSTILVAAGLSVAIGLVFGLYPALRASRLSPIDAIRHE; encoded by the coding sequence ATGCCGATCTCCACCCGGAACTCCCTCGCCGTGGGCTTCGAAGCCCTCCGCGCCAACCTCCTCCGGACCCTCCTCTCGACCCTCGGCGTCGTCATGGGCGTCGGGGCGATGGTCTCGGTCCTGTCGATGGGGGACGGGATGGAGGCGTTCGCGCGGAAGGAGATCGAGGACAAGACCGACATCATGGGCGTCGCGGTCGCGCCGCGGCTCAACGCCAACATCGACGGCCAGTTCGTCCGGCGGACGGACATCATCACGTTCACGCGGGCCGACGCGACCGCGCTCGCCGAGGCGGTGGAAGGGGAGGCGCGCGTGTCGATGGCGACGATGGGCGCGGCGATGGTCACACTGGCGCCGGACGCGCCACCGCGCGGCTTCGGCGTGCTGGGGATGCTCGCGAGCGACTGGGCCGACACGGCGACCAAGGTCGTCGCCGGGCGTGTCTTCGCCGACACCGACACGGCGGTGGTGGTGCTCAACCCTCGCGCGGCCGGCGTCGTCGCCGGCGATTCACTCGCGCCAGCGAAGGCGGTCGGTCGCGCGGTGCTGCTCAACGGCAACCCGCACACGGTGATCGGCGTGGTGAGCGGTGGCCGCGCGGAGGCGGCGCCGCTCGCGGCCTTCGTGCCGGTGGACGACGCGGGACGCGCGATCGTCGGGACGCGCGCGCCCTCGATCACCCTCGTCGCCGCACGCCTCGAGGACGTGGACAGCATCAAGGTCGGCGCCGAGCGCTGGATGGCCGAGCGCTTCGGCGCGAAGTGGAAGGACCGCGCGACGGTGGAGACGAATCAGCGCTGGCTCGACGAGATCACGCAGGGGATGCTGCTCTTCAAGATGCTGATGGGGGCGATCACCGGCGTGTCGCTGCTGGTGGGCGGCATCGGGATCATGAACGTGCTCCTCGCGGCGGTGGCGGAGCGCACGCGCGAGATCGGCATCCGGAAGGCGACGGGGGCGCGCGACCGCGACATCCTGCGGCAGTTCCTCGCGGAGTCGGTGGCGATCACGAGCGCCGGCGCGGCGGTGGGCGTGGCGCTCGGCCTCGGCATCGCGTTCGGGGTAGCCTGGTTCATGCGACTGCAGACGAAAGCGCCGATCCAGGCGGCGGTGACGCCGTCGACGATCCTCGTCGCGGCGGGGCTGTCGGTGGCGATCGGGCTGGTGTTCGGGCTCTATCCGGCGCTGCGGGCGAGCAGGCTATCGCCGATCGACGCCATCAGGCACGAGTAA
- a CDS encoding histone, which produces MATKKKQVKKAKKAAKKTVKKTAKKTAKKVAKKAKSASRNAAKKGKQVIARAKRAAKSVRAKVKKAAKKSASKVRAKAKQAVKAVKRVATKTKAVQTKATKRPAPPKVAAAPAVMVAPVVAPVEPVQLPEPVAAVEPAPHPMQF; this is translated from the coding sequence ATGGCGACCAAGAAGAAGCAGGTGAAGAAGGCCAAGAAGGCGGCGAAGAAGACCGTGAAGAAGACGGCGAAGAAGACAGCGAAGAAGGTCGCGAAGAAGGCGAAGTCCGCGTCGCGCAACGCCGCGAAGAAGGGGAAGCAGGTCATCGCGCGCGCGAAGAGGGCCGCGAAGTCCGTCCGCGCGAAGGTGAAGAAGGCCGCGAAGAAGAGCGCGTCGAAGGTCCGCGCGAAGGCGAAGCAGGCCGTGAAGGCCGTGAAGCGCGTCGCGACGAAGACGAAGGCCGTGCAGACGAAGGCCACCAAGCGCCCCGCCCCGCCGAAGGTCGCCGCCGCGCCCGCCGTGATGGTCGCCCCGGTCGTCGCCCCCGTCGAGCCGGTGCAGCTCCCGGAACCCGTGGCAGCGGTGGAGCCCGCCCCGCATCCGATGCAGTTCTGA
- the uvrA gene encoding excinuclease ABC subunit UvrA, whose protein sequence is MKDRIVVRGARLHNLKDLDLEFPRRAITVITGPSGSGKSSLAFDTIYAEGQRRYVESLSAYARQFLERMPKPDVDSIDGLSPAVAIEQKNPTRTSRSTVGTATEIYDYFRLLWARVGRTVCPTCGRELKPDSADRAAEAIMVEPAGTRVHVAFPFARSSKLVHTRIVEHLRAKGFVRVIADGEIKHLDDLDTAKPNLAKVKELLVVTDRLVVHEEMRTRLADALETAFAQGDGDAVVMLEDGPAAAPGERPLPRVLRYTTTFRCPNDGHVAPAPSPQLFSFNNPRGACGTCNGFGATLEYDEALIVPYPDRSLRDGALDPWTAPRYDNKRRATAEFAKKEGIPLDTPWRDLTSAQRERMLRGKAKGYVGIFPFLEALEPKKYKQYIRVFLRKYQTAQVCATCGGTKLQQDALNVRIGGRTIAEVAAMPVGLLKPWADALALSPQETEIAAHILREARDRIAFLCDVGLTYLSLDRATRTLSGGEAQRIGLSNSLGARLVDTLYVLDEPSIGLHSRDLGRLLGLLERLRDGGNTVLMVEHDLEAMRMSDWMLELGPGAGEKGGQLVFSGPTSTATESPLTGQYLTGAKVIPLPEKRRRAGPQWLTITGAREHNLRHVNARIPLGTLTVFTGVSGSGKSTLVHDVLYRALEQKLTGEHTAKQHLGEKVGAYDAITGWEAIDEVVLVDQEPIGRSPRSNPVTYVKAFDEIRRIFSEVPLARQRRYTAGTFSFNVKGGRCETCEGAGAIEVEMVFMADVFLPCETCGGTRYKPEVLDVTYFGKRITDVLEMTVDEAIRFFPREEKLGQALWQIQQVGLGYLRLGQAATTLSGGEAQRLKIARELAFAAKKGGRKLYVMDEPTTGLHPRDIEVLCGVLDRLVENGHTVVLIEHNLDVIKRADWIVDLGPEGGDGGGQVIAEGTPEQVAKVAGSHTGRYIAPLLKR, encoded by the coding sequence GTGAAAGACCGCATCGTCGTCCGCGGCGCGCGCCTGCACAACCTGAAGGACCTCGACCTCGAGTTCCCCCGCCGGGCGATCACCGTCATCACCGGCCCCTCGGGCTCCGGCAAGTCGTCGCTCGCGTTCGATACCATCTACGCCGAGGGCCAGCGGCGCTACGTCGAGTCCCTCTCCGCCTACGCGCGGCAGTTCCTCGAGCGGATGCCCAAGCCCGACGTCGACTCGATCGACGGGCTGTCGCCGGCGGTCGCGATCGAGCAGAAGAACCCGACGCGCACCTCGCGCTCCACCGTCGGCACGGCGACGGAGATCTACGACTACTTCCGCCTCCTCTGGGCGCGCGTCGGGCGGACGGTCTGCCCCACCTGCGGCCGCGAGCTCAAGCCCGACTCCGCCGACCGCGCCGCCGAGGCGATCATGGTCGAACCCGCGGGGACGCGCGTGCATGTCGCGTTCCCGTTCGCGCGATCGAGCAAGCTCGTGCACACGCGCATCGTGGAGCACCTGCGCGCCAAGGGGTTCGTGCGCGTCATCGCCGACGGCGAGATCAAGCACCTCGACGACCTCGACACGGCGAAGCCGAACCTCGCGAAGGTGAAGGAGCTGCTCGTCGTCACCGACCGGCTCGTCGTGCACGAGGAGATGCGGACACGCCTCGCCGACGCGCTGGAGACCGCCTTCGCGCAGGGGGACGGCGACGCGGTGGTGATGCTCGAGGACGGGCCGGCCGCCGCGCCGGGCGAGCGCCCGCTCCCGCGCGTGCTCCGCTACACGACGACCTTCCGCTGCCCCAACGACGGTCACGTCGCGCCGGCACCGTCGCCGCAGCTCTTCTCGTTCAACAACCCGCGCGGCGCCTGCGGCACCTGCAACGGTTTCGGCGCGACGCTCGAGTACGACGAAGCGCTCATCGTCCCCTACCCCGACCGATCGCTCCGCGACGGCGCGCTCGATCCCTGGACCGCGCCGCGCTACGACAACAAGCGCCGCGCGACGGCCGAGTTCGCCAAGAAGGAGGGGATCCCGCTCGACACGCCCTGGCGAGACCTCACGAGCGCGCAACGCGAGCGGATGCTGCGCGGCAAGGCCAAGGGGTACGTCGGGATCTTCCCCTTCCTCGAGGCGCTGGAGCCCAAGAAGTACAAGCAGTACATCCGCGTCTTCCTGCGGAAGTACCAGACGGCGCAGGTCTGCGCGACCTGCGGCGGGACCAAGCTGCAGCAGGATGCGCTCAACGTGCGCATCGGCGGCCGCACCATCGCCGAGGTCGCGGCGATGCCGGTGGGACTGCTCAAGCCGTGGGCCGATGCGCTCGCGCTCTCGCCGCAGGAGACCGAGATCGCCGCGCACATCCTCCGCGAGGCGCGCGACCGGATCGCCTTCCTCTGCGACGTGGGGCTGACCTACCTCAGCCTCGACCGCGCCACGCGCACGCTCTCGGGTGGCGAGGCGCAGCGCATCGGCCTCTCCAACTCCCTCGGCGCGCGACTCGTGGACACGCTCTACGTGCTCGACGAACCGAGCATCGGGCTGCATTCGCGCGACCTCGGCCGGCTGCTCGGGCTGCTCGAGCGCCTGCGCGACGGCGGCAACACCGTCCTCATGGTGGAGCACGACCTCGAGGCCATGCGCATGAGCGACTGGATGCTCGAACTCGGCCCCGGCGCGGGCGAGAAGGGCGGCCAGCTCGTCTTCAGCGGGCCCACCTCGACGGCGACCGAGAGCCCGCTCACCGGCCAGTACCTCACCGGCGCGAAGGTCATCCCGTTGCCGGAGAAGCGCCGGCGCGCCGGCCCGCAGTGGCTCACCATCACCGGCGCGCGCGAGCACAACCTGCGGCACGTGAACGCGCGCATCCCCCTCGGCACCCTCACCGTCTTCACCGGCGTGAGCGGCTCGGGGAAGAGCACGCTCGTGCACGACGTGCTCTATCGCGCGCTCGAGCAGAAGCTCACCGGCGAGCACACCGCCAAGCAGCACCTCGGCGAGAAGGTCGGCGCGTACGACGCGATCACCGGTTGGGAGGCGATCGACGAGGTCGTGCTCGTGGACCAGGAGCCGATCGGCCGGTCCCCGCGCTCCAATCCGGTGACGTACGTGAAGGCGTTCGACGAGATCCGCCGGATCTTCTCCGAGGTCCCGCTCGCGCGGCAGCGCCGCTACACGGCGGGCACCTTCTCCTTCAATGTGAAGGGCGGCCGCTGCGAGACGTGCGAAGGGGCCGGGGCGATCGAGGTCGAGATGGTCTTCATGGCCGACGTCTTCCTCCCCTGCGAGACCTGCGGCGGGACCCGCTACAAGCCCGAGGTCCTCGACGTGACCTACTTCGGGAAGCGGATCACCGACGTCCTCGAGATGACCGTGGACGAGGCGATCCGGTTCTTCCCGCGGGAGGAGAAGCTCGGCCAGGCCCTCTGGCAGATCCAGCAGGTGGGTCTGGGCTACCTCCGGCTGGGGCAGGCCGCGACGACCCTCTCGGGGGGCGAGGCACAGCGCCTCAAGATCGCCCGGGAACTGGCGTTCGCGGCCAAGAAGGGGGGCCGGAAGCTCTATGTGATGGATGAGCCGACCACCGGCCTCCACCCGCGGGACATCGAGGTCCTCTGCGGGGTCCTCGACCGGCTGGTGGAGAACGGGCACACGGTGGTGCTCATCGAGCACAACCTCGACGTGATCAAGCGGGCCGACTGGATCGTGGACCTCGGCCCGGAGGGCGGGGACGGCGGGGGTCAGGTGATCGCCGAGGGCACCCCCGAGCAGGTGGCCAAGGTCGCCGGCTCGCACACCGGTCGCTACATCGCGCCGCTGCTGAAGCGGTAG
- a CDS encoding serine/threonine protein kinase, with product MAIAPDPRLTGLPDALAGEFELETELGRGGMGVVYRARDVRLDRQVALKVLPPDIAADAEVRGRFLREARTAGQLSHPHIVHIHRADERGPFAFFVMGLVDGENLAQRVRDRGPLPPAEAVRHLREVAWALAYAHARGVIHRDVKPENIMIERGTNRALVTDFGIARTERSASLTSEGHVVGTAHYMSPEQVQGGALDGRSDLYALGCVGYFLLSGRVPFEGDASSAVLVAHVTRPAPPLVGVAPNVPRALAAVIDRCLAKDPAQRFASGEELAEELRRAIEGAVAAREPVVVSSGGHRVLSEDEASLVWRRAAQLQAEAAARLEREARATRAHAVVVSGTDATATDQGAPATSTYRLQDVESAAVEAGISQRFVALALSELPKDADALSAAVEEDTARERVGRAMLGRLQRSISVSRIIRSPAREVLKSIGRTFQGVPYRMTLHDQIGAHPLDGGVLVFKVSDMDMSGQISYPFTWLRYGLGVTEIRATLRPLDNDRGSTEVTLVADCRPGLGANVWGYAGMSFGATAGTSFGFGILAAKLMALTGIMVALPISTIAVATGALAISGSRAFYRAEGRWATTELENLLRAIDATLRSRSIFDEDPPVLPPPPRSGGGDIVGL from the coding sequence ATGGCCATCGCTCCCGACCCGCGCCTCACAGGCCTTCCCGACGCCCTCGCCGGCGAGTTCGAGCTCGAGACCGAGCTCGGGCGCGGCGGCATGGGCGTCGTCTACCGCGCGCGCGACGTCCGGCTCGACCGCCAGGTCGCGCTCAAGGTCCTCCCGCCGGACATCGCCGCCGACGCCGAGGTCCGCGGCCGCTTCCTGCGCGAGGCCCGCACCGCCGGCCAGCTCTCGCACCCGCACATCGTCCATATCCATCGCGCCGACGAGCGGGGGCCCTTCGCCTTCTTCGTGATGGGGCTCGTGGACGGCGAGAACCTCGCGCAGCGCGTGCGCGATCGCGGCCCGCTCCCGCCCGCCGAGGCGGTGCGCCACCTCCGCGAGGTCGCGTGGGCGCTCGCCTACGCCCATGCGCGCGGCGTGATCCACCGCGACGTGAAGCCCGAGAACATCATGATCGAGCGCGGCACCAACCGCGCGCTCGTCACCGACTTCGGGATCGCGCGCACCGAGCGCTCGGCGAGCCTCACCTCCGAAGGGCACGTGGTGGGGACCGCCCACTACATGAGCCCCGAGCAGGTGCAGGGCGGCGCGCTCGACGGCCGCTCGGATCTCTACGCGCTCGGCTGCGTGGGGTACTTCCTGCTCAGCGGACGCGTGCCGTTCGAGGGCGACGCCTCCTCGGCGGTCCTCGTCGCGCACGTCACGCGGCCGGCGCCGCCGCTCGTCGGCGTGGCGCCGAACGTGCCGCGCGCCCTCGCCGCGGTCATCGACCGCTGCCTCGCGAAGGACCCGGCCCAGCGCTTCGCGTCGGGCGAGGAGCTCGCCGAGGAACTGCGCCGCGCGATCGAGGGCGCGGTCGCGGCGCGCGAGCCGGTGGTGGTGAGCAGCGGCGGCCATCGCGTGCTGTCGGAGGACGAGGCGTCGCTCGTCTGGCGCCGTGCCGCGCAGTTGCAGGCCGAGGCGGCGGCGCGCCTCGAGCGCGAGGCGCGCGCCACGCGCGCGCACGCGGTCGTCGTGTCCGGCACCGATGCCACGGCCACCGACCAGGGCGCGCCGGCCACCTCGACGTATCGCCTGCAGGATGTCGAGTCGGCCGCCGTCGAGGCCGGCATCTCGCAGCGCTTCGTCGCGCTCGCGCTCTCGGAGCTGCCCAAGGACGCCGACGCCCTCTCCGCCGCGGTGGAGGAGGACACGGCGCGCGAACGCGTCGGGCGCGCGATGCTCGGCCGCCTGCAGCGCTCGATCTCGGTGTCGCGCATCATCCGGTCCCCCGCGCGCGAGGTCCTGAAGTCGATCGGCCGCACCTTCCAGGGTGTGCCGTACCGCATGACGCTGCACGACCAGATCGGGGCGCATCCCCTCGACGGGGGCGTGCTCGTCTTCAAGGTCTCGGACATGGACATGTCCGGGCAGATCAGCTACCCGTTCACCTGGTTGCGGTACGGGCTGGGCGTCACCGAGATCCGCGCGACGCTGCGCCCCCTCGACAACGACCGCGGTTCCACCGAGGTGACCCTCGTTGCCGACTGTCGCCCGGGCCTCGGTGCGAACGTGTGGGGGTACGCCGGGATGTCGTTCGGCGCGACGGCCGGCACGAGCTTCGGCTTCGGCATCCTCGCCGCGAAGCTGATGGCGCTCACCGGCATCATGGTCGCCTTGCCCATCTCGACGATCGCCGTCGCCACCGGTGCACTCGCGATCTCCGGCTCCCGAGCCTTCTATCGCGCCGAGGGCCGCTGGGCGACGACCGAGTTGGAGAACCTCCTCCGCGCCATCGACGCCACGCTCCGCTCGCGCTCGATCTTCGACGAGGATCCGCCGGTCCTCCCGCCCCCGCCGCGTTCGGGCGGCGGGGACATCGTCGGCCTCTAG